The nucleotide window AACAGCGGGAAAAGGAAGAGCAAAAGCAATAAACAGTACCGTAAAAATAAAATAGGTATTACAAAGGAGTCAGGGTCCCACCCTGACTTTTTCTGTAATGAATTTGAACGTTTGAATTTCACCTTTGAGAAATATCCTGCTTCAGCACTAAGGACTGCTGACCAGGGTGCGGCCGCTTTTCTATGTTCTACCTTGTCCCTTCTATACATAATCTGTAAGGAAGGGGGAAAAATAGATGAAAAAAGTCATGATTATATTTGTCATTTGCCTGGCTGCTTGGGTGGCAGTAAACAATCCCATCGTGAATCAATATGTAGCTGCTTTAAAAGTTTCAGCACTTCCAGCAGTGAAACAGTCCGATCCTCTATATCAAAGTATCTTAAAAAATGCTCCTACATATGAAATCCCTCCTTCCGATGCAAAAATTGATTTAGTCTGGAAGGCGATCCCCGGTTATAATGGTCTTAAAGTTGATGTCACAGCATCATATAAAAATATGAAGAAAGGGCAAGTTTTTAATGAAAAGAAACTTGTTTTTGTGCAGACAAAACCAAAAGTTCATCTAAAAGACTTGCCACCTTCACCGATATATAAAGGTCATCCGGAAAAACCAATGGTTTCCTTTATTATTAACGTTGCATGGGGAAATGAATATTTATCAGAAATTCTTGCAACCTTAAAAAAACATAATGTTTCAGCGAGTTTTTTCCTTGAAGGCAATTGGGTTAAAAAGAATCCAGATCTTGCAAAAATGATTGTATCAGCAGGGCATGAGGTAGGAAATCATTCCTATAGTCATCCTGATATGAAGCAATTAACGGCAGAGAAGGCGCGGGAACAAAT belongs to Neobacillus sp. OS1-2 and includes:
- a CDS encoding polysaccharide deacetylase family protein, yielding MKKVMIIFVICLAAWVAVNNPIVNQYVAALKVSALPAVKQSDPLYQSILKNAPTYEIPPSDAKIDLVWKAIPGYNGLKVDVTASYKNMKKGQVFNEKKLVFVQTKPKVHLKDLPPSPIYKGHPEKPMVSFIINVAWGNEYLSEILATLKKHNVSASFFLEGNWVKKNPDLAKMIVSAGHEVGNHSYSHPDMKQLTAEKAREQMIKTNEIIEAATGEKCVWFAPPSGSYRDETIKVAADLNLKTVMWTVDTVDWRKPTPEVLINRVMSKIDKGSMVLMHPTESTAKSLNQLITLIEQKNLQIGTVTDLMSEERIMK